The following coding sequences are from one Lysinibacillus sp. FSL W8-0992 window:
- a CDS encoding AMP-binding protein: MAELVYQTIGQLLDEQSKKYPKNEALVYADRDLRMTYEELNHQSRLVARGLMALGIEKGDHIAVWTTNVPEWVQLQFGTGKMGAPIVTVNTNYRAHELEYLLRQSDAKTIILIENYRDHSFMNTLQEICPELENCEPGKLQSERLPLLKNVILIGETKYPGVLNWSDVLAAAEQVTEQQLDQIQASLHYDDVINIQYTSGTTGFPKGVMLTHYNLVNNAVNIAECMSLTSIDRLCIPVPFFHCFGCVIGTLAITTSGGTMVPVQEFSPVEVLRTVEKEKCTALHGVPTMFISELNLHNFASYDLSTLRTGVMAGSNCPIEVMKAVIEKMGMTDVTICYGQTESSPVITQTRANDPFHLKVETVGRALPNLEVKIVVPGTDVEAETNEQGELCTRGYHVMKGYYNNPEETQLAIDHDGWLHTGDLATMDEEGYVRVTGRLKDMIIRGGENLYPREIEEFLYTFPKIADVQVAGVPDPKYGEEAAAWIILREGEQATEEEIRAFCRDKISKHKIPRHIFFIDGYPMTASGKVQKFKLREDFVAAVKVN; the protein is encoded by the coding sequence ATGGCAGAACTTGTGTATCAAACAATTGGTCAATTGCTCGATGAACAGTCTAAAAAATATCCTAAAAATGAAGCGCTAGTGTATGCAGATAGAGACTTACGTATGACTTATGAGGAGTTAAATCATCAAAGTCGTTTAGTTGCGAGAGGATTAATGGCCCTTGGTATTGAAAAGGGAGATCATATCGCAGTGTGGACGACAAATGTTCCTGAATGGGTACAGTTACAGTTTGGCACAGGAAAGATGGGGGCGCCAATCGTTACTGTAAACACAAATTATCGTGCGCATGAATTGGAATATTTACTAAGACAATCCGATGCTAAAACGATAATTTTAATCGAAAATTATCGAGACCATTCTTTTATGAATACACTCCAAGAAATTTGCCCGGAGCTTGAAAATTGTGAACCTGGTAAATTGCAATCGGAGCGACTACCTCTATTGAAAAATGTTATTTTAATCGGCGAAACAAAATATCCGGGAGTACTTAACTGGTCTGATGTACTAGCAGCTGCTGAGCAAGTTACAGAGCAACAATTAGATCAAATACAGGCCTCACTCCATTATGATGATGTCATTAATATTCAATATACTTCTGGAACAACAGGGTTTCCTAAAGGGGTTATGTTAACACATTATAACTTAGTCAATAATGCGGTTAACATCGCGGAATGTATGAGCTTAACGTCGATAGATCGCTTATGTATTCCAGTGCCTTTCTTCCATTGCTTTGGCTGTGTCATCGGTACATTAGCTATTACTACAAGTGGTGGAACAATGGTACCTGTGCAAGAATTCTCCCCTGTGGAAGTGTTACGAACAGTAGAAAAAGAGAAGTGTACTGCATTACACGGAGTACCAACTATGTTTATAAGCGAGTTGAATTTACACAATTTTGCGTCATACGACTTATCGACATTACGTACTGGCGTAATGGCAGGTTCTAACTGTCCTATTGAAGTCATGAAAGCTGTGATTGAGAAAATGGGTATGACTGACGTAACAATTTGTTATGGTCAAACGGAATCTTCTCCTGTCATTACACAAACGAGAGCAAATGATCCATTCCATCTAAAAGTAGAGACTGTAGGTAGAGCATTACCGAATCTAGAAGTTAAAATTGTCGTTCCTGGTACAGATGTAGAGGCTGAAACAAATGAGCAAGGCGAGCTATGTACAAGAGGCTACCATGTGATGAAAGGTTACTATAACAATCCTGAGGAAACACAACTGGCAATCGATCACGATGGCTGGCTTCATACCGGTGATTTGGCAACGATGGATGAAGAAGGTTATGTGAGAGTAACAGGCCGATTGAAGGACATGATTATTCGCGGTGGTGAAAATTTATATCCACGTGAAATTGAAGAGTTTTTATATACATTTCCAAAAATCGCAGATGTACAGGTAGCGGGTGTCCCTGATCCTAAGTACGGTGAAGAAGCCGCAGCATGGATTATATTGCGAGAAGGGGAACAGGCGACAGAAGAGGAAATTCGAGCTTTTTGCCGAGATAAAATTTCTAAACATAAAATTCCGCGACATATTTTCTTTATCGATGGCTACCCAATGACTGCTTCAGGAAAAGTGCAGAAGTTTAAACTACGCGAAGATTTTGTGGCAGCAGTGAAGGTGAATTAG
- a CDS encoding acyl-CoA dehydrogenase, whose product MNFELTKEQAMIRDMVRDFAEKEIKPYAREVDETSTMRIESFEKMAELGLLGIPFPEEYGGSGGDTVSYAIAVEEIGRACGGTGLSYAAAVSLGAAPIYNFGTEEQKREWLVPLAKGETLGAFGLTEPNAGSDAGGTRTTAVVDGDDYIINGEKCWITNAGHARQIIVTAVTGKREDGKKIISSIIVPTNTPGVTINCNYDKMGVRGSNTCEIILQNVRVPKTNLLGDEKRGFSQFLNTLDGGRISIAALSVGIAQSAYEKALKFANEREQFGAPISKLQAIQFKLADMAMEIELARTLVHKAAWLKDQKKPFAKEAAMAKLFASEMGFRTCNQAIQIHGGSGYMKEYDVERHLRDIKLMEIGEGTSEIQRLVISRLIGC is encoded by the coding sequence ATGAACTTTGAACTAACGAAAGAGCAAGCGATGATTCGAGACATGGTACGTGATTTTGCAGAGAAAGAGATTAAACCTTACGCTCGTGAAGTCGACGAGACATCAACAATGAGAATAGAAAGCTTTGAAAAAATGGCAGAGCTAGGCTTATTGGGTATCCCGTTTCCTGAGGAATATGGTGGTTCTGGAGGAGATACGGTTTCCTATGCAATTGCTGTTGAGGAAATTGGGCGTGCTTGCGGTGGTACAGGTTTAAGCTATGCAGCAGCAGTGAGTTTAGGCGCGGCTCCAATTTATAACTTTGGAACGGAAGAGCAAAAGCGTGAATGGCTTGTACCTTTGGCAAAGGGAGAAACATTAGGTGCCTTCGGTTTAACGGAGCCAAATGCAGGATCTGATGCTGGCGGAACACGTACAACAGCGGTAGTTGACGGTGATGATTACATTATTAACGGTGAAAAATGCTGGATTACAAATGCAGGCCATGCACGCCAAATTATTGTTACTGCAGTAACAGGCAAACGTGAAGATGGCAAAAAAATCATCTCATCAATTATTGTGCCAACAAATACACCTGGTGTCACAATCAATTGTAATTACGACAAAATGGGTGTGCGTGGTTCCAATACATGTGAAATCATTTTGCAAAATGTTCGCGTTCCAAAAACGAATTTATTAGGGGACGAAAAACGTGGATTTAGCCAATTTTTAAATACGTTAGATGGTGGACGTATTTCCATAGCAGCTTTATCAGTCGGCATTGCACAGTCTGCTTATGAAAAAGCATTAAAGTTTGCGAACGAACGAGAGCAATTTGGAGCACCAATTTCCAAGTTACAAGCAATACAGTTTAAATTAGCAGATATGGCAATGGAAATAGAGCTTGCTCGTACACTAGTACATAAAGCAGCATGGCTTAAAGACCAGAAAAAACCATTTGCTAAGGAAGCTGCTATGGCGAAATTATTCGCATCTGAGATGGGCTTCCGAACTTGCAATCAAGCCATTCAAATTCATGGTGGCTCAGGTTATATGAAGGAATATGATGTAGAGCGTCATTTACGTGACATTAAATTAATGGAAATCGGTGAAGGTACATCTGAAATTCAACGTCTCGTTATTTCTCGTCTAATTGGCTGTTAA
- a CDS encoding hydroxymethylglutaryl-CoA lyase, which yields MQLPKHVTLKEVGPRDGLQNEKVHIATADKVELVNLLSRTGLNYIEVTSLVHPKWIPQLADAVEVLQAIKREKDITYAALVPNMQGLERALLAGIDEASIFMSASESHNQKNINKTIHETFPIMKEVVEGAKAANKHVRGYISTVIGCPYEGYIHPEKVLQVTDKLLEMGVDEISLGDTIGVGVPTQVEHLLEELLKRYPAEKFAMHFHDTRGTALANIMKSLEMGITKFDSALGGLGGCPYAKGATGNVATEDLLYLLEGMGIETGVNMQRLLEAVLFIEQKLGKDVASKQMAIVRNEGSANVT from the coding sequence ATGCAATTACCAAAGCATGTTACGTTAAAGGAAGTTGGGCCTCGTGATGGTTTGCAAAATGAAAAGGTACACATCGCTACTGCAGATAAAGTAGAGCTAGTAAATTTACTTAGTCGAACGGGATTAAATTATATAGAAGTAACGTCTCTAGTGCATCCGAAGTGGATTCCTCAATTAGCAGATGCAGTAGAAGTGCTGCAAGCTATTAAGCGAGAAAAGGACATAACGTATGCGGCACTTGTGCCAAACATGCAAGGATTAGAACGTGCATTGCTAGCGGGCATCGATGAAGCAAGCATTTTTATGTCTGCCAGTGAAAGTCATAATCAAAAAAATATCAATAAAACAATCCACGAAACATTTCCAATAATGAAGGAAGTAGTTGAGGGGGCAAAGGCCGCAAATAAGCATGTACGTGGTTATATCTCAACGGTAATCGGTTGCCCTTATGAGGGTTACATACACCCAGAAAAAGTTTTACAAGTAACAGATAAATTATTGGAAATGGGTGTTGATGAAATATCGCTAGGAGATACAATCGGCGTTGGAGTTCCGACGCAGGTTGAGCATCTATTAGAAGAGCTGTTAAAGAGATATCCAGCTGAAAAATTTGCGATGCATTTCCATGATACGCGTGGTACAGCACTTGCCAATATTATGAAATCGTTAGAAATGGGTATTACGAAATTTGATAGTGCACTCGGTGGCCTAGGCGGTTGTCCTTATGCAAAAGGAGCAACAGGTAATGTAGCTACAGAGGATTTGTTGTATCTATTAGAAGGAATGGGCATTGAAACAGGCGTTAACATGCAAAGGCTGTTAGAAGCGGTACTATTTATCGAACAAAAGCTAGGGAAGGACGTTGCGTCTAAACAAATGGCCATTGTTCGTAATGAAGGGAGTGCTAATGTCACATGA
- a CDS encoding ROK family protein, which yields MQQKEYLVGVDMGGTKIAIGLLSVDGKIMKETRMDTRGHDGPEIVVNRLVEAINALSEGYEIKGIGVGVPGIVDTDNGIIHYWSTFNWNNVPLGQMLNAQLDKKITVVNDASAATWGEFNFGAGRQSKNMLFMTISTGIGGGIIFERQLFTGSNMLAGEIGHVTVNPNGPTCNCGKLGCLEAYASGVSIQRRAMDAIKSSTSILLEMEKYERRPIDTKMVFAAYESGDLVAQEIIEQAATYVGMVLANFIQTFNPDCIVLGGGVMKTNSRFMEKIEKVTQHYVLPSYRNTYEIRRSQLFENAALIGAANLIV from the coding sequence ATGCAGCAAAAAGAGTACCTAGTTGGGGTAGATATGGGTGGTACAAAAATTGCCATTGGATTATTAAGTGTTGATGGGAAAATCATGAAGGAAACTCGTATGGATACGAGAGGGCATGATGGTCCAGAGATTGTTGTTAATAGATTAGTAGAGGCGATTAATGCTCTTTCAGAAGGTTACGAGATAAAAGGTATAGGCGTCGGAGTGCCAGGGATAGTTGATACAGATAATGGAATTATTCACTATTGGTCTACTTTCAATTGGAATAACGTACCTTTAGGGCAGATGTTAAATGCACAGTTAGATAAGAAAATTACAGTAGTCAATGATGCGAGTGCAGCTACTTGGGGAGAATTTAACTTCGGTGCTGGTCGGCAATCAAAGAATATGCTTTTTATGACGATAAGCACAGGAATCGGTGGAGGCATTATTTTTGAACGACAATTGTTTACTGGCAGTAATATGTTAGCTGGTGAAATAGGGCATGTCACTGTTAATCCGAATGGCCCAACATGCAATTGTGGCAAATTGGGTTGTTTAGAAGCATATGCATCAGGAGTATCCATTCAACGACGTGCAATGGATGCAATTAAAAGTAGTACATCCATTTTGCTCGAAATGGAGAAGTATGAAAGAAGACCAATTGATACAAAAATGGTGTTTGCTGCATATGAGTCAGGAGACTTAGTTGCACAAGAAATTATTGAGCAAGCAGCTACATATGTAGGGATGGTTTTGGCGAATTTTATACAAACATTTAACCCGGACTGCATTGTATTAGGTGGCGGTGTTATGAAAACGAATTCCCGATTTATGGAGAAAATTGAGAAAGTGACTCAACACTATGTTCTTCCTTCCTATCGAAACACATATGAAATTAGACGTTCGCAATTGTTTGAAAATGCAGCATTAATAGGTGCGGCAAATTTAATTGTTTGA
- a CDS encoding acetyl-CoA carboxylase biotin carboxylase subunit — translation MFKKVLIANRGEIARRIIRTCKRLNIQTVAVYSEADAESLHVKDADEAYCVGKPPVVQSYLNIERILEIAKESGADAVHPGYGLLSENADFAKRCTEAGLVFIGPSATVIASMGSKLEARKTMKSAGVPIVEGVEAPIKDVSEAVEIASRLGYPIMLKASAGGGGIGMQLVSDAEELEKAFEGNQKRAQSFFGDGTMYMERFIANPHHVEVQIIADYEGNVVPLFERECSIQRRNQKVVEEAPSPFISEETRARMLEASVQAVKHIGYVNAGTIEYLVDAEQNFYFLEMNTRLQVEHPVTEEITKLDLVEEQLKVAARQPLSFTRDSIDKQGHAIEVRIYAENPTTFFPSPGKITDLVLPTGEGIRHECGVEAGSTVTPFYDPMISKLVVWGETRAIACERLIQALKEYKIEGIQTNIPMLLKTVTHEQFLKGHTTTKFVEEFYLPQLTETK, via the coding sequence ATGTTCAAGAAAGTATTAATTGCAAATCGTGGTGAAATTGCTAGACGTATTATTCGCACATGTAAGCGACTTAATATTCAAACGGTCGCGGTATATTCTGAGGCGGATGCTGAAAGTTTACATGTCAAAGATGCTGACGAGGCATACTGCGTTGGTAAGCCGCCTGTTGTTCAAAGCTATTTAAATATTGAGCGGATTCTTGAAATTGCAAAAGAAAGCGGGGCTGACGCTGTCCATCCGGGATATGGCTTGCTTTCAGAAAACGCTGATTTTGCAAAACGTTGTACGGAGGCTGGCCTAGTATTTATTGGACCTAGTGCTACAGTGATCGCGTCCATGGGCAGTAAATTAGAAGCACGAAAGACGATGAAATCTGCAGGAGTACCGATTGTTGAAGGGGTTGAAGCGCCTATCAAAGATGTTTCAGAAGCAGTTGAAATCGCTTCTCGTTTAGGTTATCCAATTATGCTAAAAGCCTCTGCTGGAGGTGGTGGCATCGGCATGCAACTTGTGTCAGATGCTGAGGAGTTAGAGAAAGCATTTGAAGGTAATCAGAAACGTGCACAATCATTTTTTGGTGATGGCACGATGTACATGGAACGATTCATAGCCAATCCACATCATGTCGAAGTACAGATTATCGCGGATTATGAGGGCAATGTAGTTCCGTTATTTGAACGAGAATGTTCAATTCAACGACGCAATCAAAAAGTGGTGGAAGAGGCACCGTCTCCATTTATTTCTGAGGAAACGCGAGCGCGAATGCTAGAAGCTTCTGTGCAAGCGGTGAAGCATATCGGTTATGTAAACGCAGGAACGATTGAGTATTTAGTAGATGCAGAGCAAAACTTCTATTTTTTAGAGATGAACACGCGCTTACAAGTAGAGCATCCAGTAACGGAAGAAATAACGAAATTGGATCTTGTAGAAGAACAATTGAAAGTAGCAGCGAGACAGCCATTAAGCTTTACACGCGACAGCATTGACAAACAGGGGCATGCCATTGAGGTACGAATTTATGCAGAAAACCCTACAACGTTTTTCCCGTCTCCAGGCAAAATTACAGATCTTGTATTGCCAACAGGTGAGGGTATTCGACATGAATGTGGTGTAGAAGCGGGTTCAACTGTGACACCTTTCTATGATCCAATGATTAGTAAATTAGTAGTGTGGGGAGAAACGCGAGCAATTGCGTGTGAGCGCCTTATACAAGCATTGAAAGAATATAAAATTGAAGGCATTCAAACAAATATACCGATGCTTTTGAAAACGGTAACCCATGAGCAATTTTTAAAAGGGCATACAACAACGAAATTTGTCGAGGAATTTTATTTACCACAATTAACAGAAACAAAATAA
- a CDS encoding leucyl aminopeptidase family protein, translated as MEFHFGQRNKDIVVVNPVLQSAHQSIQIPKWMIEKHKCHWLRHETEQGGQDYLIIGLGSDETVTFESLREAAGEVARVANASENNDIQVSFDFLNAINLNHLDAVTAFVEGWILGAYQFQKYRKEKIVVKPCNVYFLLEETEALKNAITVGMLRANSTNITRDLCNTDPIDLNPDTFTETIRQHFGEKNLSVNIYNTDDLQQLQLNGLLAVGRGSQYSSYLAEIKYCTNVNKPHIVLIGKGMTYDSGGISIKTGLNISDMRMDMGGAGAVFGAMDLIASKNVDVNVTALLPIAENLLNEKAFLPGEVIRFANNLHVQVGNTDAEGRLILADALLYSERLKPDVIIDIATLTGSIGAALGLKYAGVFGDESITELMKKLGGQNGDFVWPMPLIDQYEESLASDYADICNISSDNLAGSITAALFLRKFVPKGTKWGHIDMAAPVQSPKTRGYHVRGASGYGVRLLADFIESYSKLEKGND; from the coding sequence ATGGAATTTCATTTTGGGCAACGGAACAAGGATATCGTTGTTGTAAATCCTGTATTACAATCAGCTCATCAATCCATCCAAATTCCTAAATGGATGATTGAAAAACATAAATGCCACTGGTTAAGACATGAAACAGAGCAGGGCGGTCAGGATTATTTAATCATTGGATTGGGAAGCGATGAAACAGTCACTTTTGAGAGCTTACGAGAAGCAGCAGGAGAAGTAGCACGAGTGGCTAATGCCAGTGAAAATAATGACATTCAAGTATCATTTGATTTTTTAAATGCAATAAATCTCAATCATCTAGATGCTGTGACTGCTTTTGTAGAAGGTTGGATACTTGGGGCCTACCAGTTTCAAAAATACCGCAAAGAAAAAATAGTCGTAAAACCTTGTAATGTATATTTTCTATTAGAAGAAACAGAAGCTTTAAAAAATGCTATTACCGTTGGAATGTTACGTGCAAACAGCACTAATATAACGAGAGACTTATGTAATACAGATCCGATTGACCTTAACCCAGACACATTTACTGAAACGATTCGTCAGCATTTCGGTGAAAAAAATCTGTCCGTCAATATTTATAATACTGACGACTTGCAACAGCTCCAATTGAATGGGCTACTGGCAGTTGGAAGAGGCAGTCAATATTCATCTTATTTAGCAGAGATTAAGTACTGTACGAATGTTAATAAGCCACATATCGTGTTGATTGGTAAAGGTATGACTTATGATAGCGGTGGTATTAGCATTAAAACGGGTCTTAACATTAGCGATATGCGTATGGATATGGGCGGAGCAGGTGCTGTATTTGGTGCTATGGATTTAATCGCTTCAAAAAATGTAGATGTAAATGTCACCGCCCTGTTGCCGATTGCTGAAAACTTGCTTAATGAAAAAGCATTTTTACCAGGTGAAGTTATTCGTTTCGCAAATAATCTACATGTTCAAGTTGGCAATACAGATGCTGAAGGAAGACTTATTTTAGCTGATGCTCTATTATATTCTGAAAGGTTAAAGCCAGATGTAATTATTGATATCGCTACGTTAACGGGCTCAATTGGTGCAGCATTAGGCTTAAAATATGCAGGTGTATTCGGAGATGAGTCGATTACAGAATTAATGAAAAAGCTAGGCGGTCAAAATGGTGATTTTGTATGGCCGATGCCACTTATTGATCAATATGAGGAATCATTAGCGAGTGATTATGCAGATATTTGTAATATTAGCTCAGACAATCTAGCAGGCTCTATTACGGCTGCACTCTTTTTAAGAAAATTCGTCCCTAAAGGTACTAAATGGGGACATATTGATATGGCAGCACCTGTTCAATCGCCGAAAACGAGAGGCTATCATGTGCGCGGTGCATCAGGTTATGGCGTTCGATTATTGGCAGATTTTATAGAAAGCTATAGTAAACTAGAAAAAGGGAATGACTAA
- a CDS encoding TetR/AcrR family transcriptional regulator, which yields MVKKTLKQRIVDASVVLFQQDGYHNVTVDRIVEYIGASKGGFYHNFKSKDELLYEVHDVFISYVIKQSQEAYDKYDTPIKRLCAMLQTLTQVFDVYQAHITVFYEESRSLSEEYSAIIHKKRDQYREILQKVIEEGQQTKDFRSELPCTIVTMAIVGMINWTYMWFKQTGPLTMEEITEVFTDMILRAIVTEQAMEEATQFMVKVKPEENAGFINL from the coding sequence ATGGTAAAAAAAACGTTAAAACAAAGAATTGTTGACGCTTCTGTAGTGCTGTTTCAGCAAGATGGCTATCATAATGTAACTGTTGATCGCATTGTAGAATACATCGGTGCATCAAAAGGTGGATTTTATCATAATTTTAAATCGAAAGATGAATTGTTATATGAAGTTCATGATGTGTTTATTTCCTATGTTATTAAACAGTCACAGGAAGCTTATGACAAATATGATACGCCGATTAAACGCTTATGTGCAATGCTCCAAACACTGACACAAGTGTTTGATGTGTATCAAGCCCATATTACTGTGTTTTATGAAGAGAGCCGTTCGTTGTCAGAAGAATATAGTGCAATAATTCATAAAAAGCGGGACCAATATCGGGAAATATTACAAAAGGTGATTGAAGAAGGGCAGCAAACTAAGGATTTTCGTTCTGAATTACCTTGTACGATTGTAACAATGGCCATTGTGGGGATGATTAACTGGACATATATGTGGTTTAAACAAACCGGTCCATTGACAATGGAGGAAATTACAGAAGTATTTACGGATATGATATTACGAGCAATTGTTACAGAGCAAGCTATGGAAGAAGCAACTCAATTTATGGTAAAGGTGAAGCCAGAAGAAAATGCTGGTTTTATTAATCTTTAA
- a CDS encoding acetyl-CoA carboxylase biotin carboxyl carrier protein subunit — protein sequence MATVKASMAGTVWKIVVAEGDKVTAGQDVAILESMKMEIPIAAEEDGVVTKIIANEGDFINVDDDILEIE from the coding sequence ATGGCAACAGTAAAAGCGAGCATGGCGGGAACAGTATGGAAAATCGTAGTGGCAGAAGGCGATAAAGTGACAGCAGGGCAAGACGTAGCAATTTTAGAGTCAATGAAAATGGAGATTCCGATTGCTGCAGAAGAGGACGGCGTAGTAACAAAAATTATTGCGAACGAAGGCGATTTCATTAACGTTGACGATGATATTTTAGAAATTGAATAG
- a CDS encoding copper homeostasis protein CutC, translated as MVIEVIAISLTDAKAAQKAGADRIELVAGIVEGGLTPSYAMIESVCGELTIPVNVMIRPHSRSFFYDQNDLQIMLKDIQICKQLGASGIVVGALTEEHDIDEHTLKQLIEAADGLDITFHRAFDEVRDQSKALNTLMSYKEISRILTSGGKNKVLDAVSEIQALEQQASQSHIQIMPGSGLSPNTLPSFLNQVNVSEFHFGSGVRHQSSFDHFIDEHKIKEIKDIILYRA; from the coding sequence ATGGTTATTGAAGTGATTGCAATTTCTTTAACAGATGCGAAAGCGGCACAAAAAGCAGGAGCAGACAGAATTGAATTAGTCGCAGGTATAGTCGAGGGAGGATTAACACCGAGCTATGCAATGATTGAAAGTGTTTGCGGTGAATTAACGATTCCTGTAAATGTAATGATTCGTCCTCACAGCCGTTCATTCTTCTACGATCAAAACGATTTACAAATAATGTTAAAGGATATTCAAATATGTAAGCAGCTAGGTGCTAGTGGAATAGTTGTAGGTGCACTTACTGAAGAGCATGATATTGATGAACATACTTTAAAACAATTAATAGAAGCGGCGGATGGATTGGATATTACATTTCATCGAGCATTCGATGAAGTAAGAGACCAATCAAAGGCATTAAATACGTTAATGTCTTATAAGGAAATCTCACGAATTTTAACATCAGGTGGCAAAAATAAAGTACTTGATGCGGTTAGCGAAATTCAAGCTTTAGAACAACAGGCAAGCCAATCTCACATTCAAATAATGCCAGGTTCTGGTCTATCACCTAATACCCTTCCATCATTTTTGAATCAGGTCAACGTTTCAGAATTTCATTTTGGATCTGGTGTTCGGCATCAATCGAGCTTTGACCATTTTATAGACGAACATAAAATTAAAGAAATAAAGGATATAATTTTATACCGTGCATAG
- a CDS encoding enoyl-CoA hydratase: MTQQLVQFELLPGNIGLITLSRPEAANAMSVQLLNDLSATLDKINADPAVRVVLLTGAGEKAFCAGADLKERKGMSDQQVKQIVHLIGATIAKVESLAQPVIAVLNGVAFGGGLELALACDLRIAATHIKVGLTETSLGIIPGAGGTQRLPRLIGIGKAKELIYTARRIDAEEAKYLGIVEYVYEGHEVQERAQQLALEMAKNAPLSLIQAKNAINNGVEVDLATGLKIESLAYSALIPTEDRLEGLQAFQEKRTPQYSGK, translated from the coding sequence ATGACACAACAACTCGTTCAATTTGAATTATTACCAGGTAATATAGGGCTCATTACACTATCTAGACCGGAAGCTGCCAATGCCATGTCAGTGCAATTATTAAACGACCTTAGTGCTACGCTAGATAAAATAAATGCTGATCCAGCAGTGCGTGTTGTTTTACTAACAGGTGCAGGGGAAAAGGCATTTTGTGCAGGAGCAGATTTAAAAGAGCGTAAAGGGATGTCCGATCAACAAGTAAAGCAAATTGTGCATTTAATCGGAGCAACGATTGCAAAAGTAGAGTCATTAGCTCAACCTGTTATTGCTGTTTTAAACGGCGTTGCATTTGGAGGCGGACTAGAACTCGCTTTAGCTTGCGATTTACGCATAGCAGCCACACATATCAAAGTAGGTCTTACTGAAACCTCACTTGGCATTATTCCAGGAGCAGGTGGGACACAACGCTTACCGCGACTGATTGGAATTGGTAAAGCGAAGGAACTAATTTATACAGCACGTCGAATCGATGCCGAGGAAGCGAAATACCTTGGTATTGTGGAATATGTATATGAAGGGCATGAAGTGCAAGAAAGAGCGCAACAGCTTGCACTCGAAATGGCGAAAAATGCGCCGCTATCATTAATTCAGGCGAAAAATGCCATTAATAATGGTGTTGAAGTAGATTTAGCTACAGGCTTGAAAATCGAATCACTTGCATATAGTGCACTTATTCCAACGGAAGATCGCTTGGAGGGCTTACAAGCTTTCCAAGAAAAAAGAACACCGCAATATTCAGGAAAGTAA